The Paraburkholderia dioscoreae DNA window ATCGCACTGCTAACCATGCAACCCACCTCACGAACAGGAAGCCGACATAATGAAAAAGCTCTTCAAACAGGCGGTAATTGGCGCTGTGCTGCTTTGCGCGTCGGGCACTTTCGCATACGCCGCCGAGCCGCAGTCGTGTGCGCAGGTCAACATGGCGGGGCCGGGATGGACCGACATCGACGCCACCAATGCGATGACCGGCGTACTGTTGAAAGCGCTCGGCTATAAGCAGAACGTGGCGAACCTGTCGGTGCCGATCACCTACCAGGGCTTGAAGAAAGGTCAGATCGACGTGTTTCTCGGCAACTGGATGCCGGCGCAGGCACCAGTCGTCAAGCCGTTCGAGGAAGAAAAGTCGATCGAGGTCGTGCATCCGAATCTGACCAACGCCAAGTTCACACTGGCTGTGCCCGACTATGTGGCCGCCGCCGGCATTCATTCTTTCGCGGATCTGGCAAAGAACGCGGACAAATTCGACAGCAAGATCTATGGCATCGAGCCTGGCGCGCCGGCCAATCAGAACATCAAGAAGATGGTCGACGACAAGGCGTTCGGCCTCGGCAACTGGAAGCTCGT harbors:
- a CDS encoding choline ABC transporter substrate-binding protein, giving the protein MKKLFKQAVIGAVLLCASGTFAYAAEPQSCAQVNMAGPGWTDIDATNAMTGVLLKALGYKQNVANLSVPITYQGLKKGQIDVFLGNWMPAQAPVVKPFEEEKSIEVVHPNLTNAKFTLAVPDYVAAAGIHSFADLAKNADKFDSKIYGIEPGAPANQNIKKMVDDKAFGLGNWKLVESSETGMLTQVERAVREKKWIVFLAWEPHLMNTKFKLTYLDGGDKYFGPNYGGATVNTVARSGYAEQCPNVGRLFRQLTFNVDLENGVITEVLEKKSTVDAAATQALKRHPELLKSWLDGVNTAGGANGLQAVQTALGVK